GCGATACGACCAGATCGTCCCATGCCCGTCCCCCGGGAGAGGGTGATCCCGGGCACCCGGCCGATCCACCGGCCTCGCAGGTCTTACGCTCTTTTCAACCGGCCCTCCCCACCCGTAGGAGGGCGTCCTTCGCGACTTATGGGAGTCACCACAGTGACTGACGTACGTCCGGCCCACGCCGGCACCGACGGCGGCGTTCTGCACACCCTGTTCCGATCGGAGCAGGGGGGCCATGAGCAGGTCGTTCTCTGCCAGGACCGCGCCAGCGGCCTGAAGGCCGTGATCGCCATCCACAGCACCGCCCTGGGCCCCGCCCTCGGCGGTACCCGCTTCCACGCCTACGCCTCCGAGGAGGAGGCCGTGCTGGACGCCCTGAATCTGGCGCGCGGCATGTCCTACAAGAACGCCCTCGCCGGGCTGGACCACGGTGGCGGCAAGGCCGTGATCATCGGTGACCCGGATCTGATCAAGACCGAGGAACTTCTGCTGGCCTACGGCCGGTTCGTGTCCTCCCTGGGCGGCCGCTACGTCACCGCCTGCGATGTCGGTACGTACGTCGCCGATATGGATGTGGTCTCCCGTACGAACAAGTGGACCACCGGCCGCTCCCCCGAGAACGGCGGCGCCGGCGACTCCTCCGTCCTGACCGCGTACGGCGTCTTCCAGGGCATGCGCGCCTCGGCCCAGCACGCCTGGGGCGACCCGACGCTGCGGGGCCGCAAGGTGGGCATCGCGGGCGTCGGCAAGGTCGGCCACCTCCTCGTCGAGCACCTCCTTCAGGACGGCGCCGAGGTCGTGATCACGGACGTCCGGGCCGACTCGGTGGCGCGGGTCCGCACCAAGTACCCGCAGGTCACGGCCGTCGCGGATACCGAAGCGCTGATCCGCACCGAAGGCCTGGACGTCTATGCGCCGTGCGCGCTGGGCGGTGCGCTGAGTGACGAGTCGCTGCCGGTGCTGACCGCGAAGGTGGTGTGCGGTGCGGCCAACAACCAGCTCGACCACCCCGGCGTCGAGAAGGAGCTGTCCGACCGCGGCATCCTCTACGCCCCCGACTACGTCGTGAACGCCGGCGGTGTCATCCAGGTGGCCGATGAACTGCACGGCTTCGACTTCGACCGCTGCAAGACCAAGGCGACGAAGATCTTCGACACCACGCTGGCGATATTCGCTCGTGCGAAGGCCGATGGCATTCCGCCCGCCGCGGCCGCCGACCGTCTGGCCGAGCAGCGTATGGCGGAGGCGCGGCACGCCTGACCCAGGCCGGAAAAGCGGTCTTGTCGGCCGGAAACACAGCCTTGCGCGGCCCGCCACGGGTGGTCAGGGAGACATCCCTCACCACCCGTCGGCGGGTCGCTGTGCAGGACAGGTTAAAATCGCAGTTGACCAGCGGGGACGGGGCACCTTGCAGGTCGTGCCGAGCGGCGGGTGATG
This Streptomyces decoyicus DNA region includes the following protein-coding sequences:
- a CDS encoding Leu/Phe/Val dehydrogenase; this translates as MGVTTVTDVRPAHAGTDGGVLHTLFRSEQGGHEQVVLCQDRASGLKAVIAIHSTALGPALGGTRFHAYASEEEAVLDALNLARGMSYKNALAGLDHGGGKAVIIGDPDLIKTEELLLAYGRFVSSLGGRYVTACDVGTYVADMDVVSRTNKWTTGRSPENGGAGDSSVLTAYGVFQGMRASAQHAWGDPTLRGRKVGIAGVGKVGHLLVEHLLQDGAEVVITDVRADSVARVRTKYPQVTAVADTEALIRTEGLDVYAPCALGGALSDESLPVLTAKVVCGAANNQLDHPGVEKELSDRGILYAPDYVVNAGGVIQVADELHGFDFDRCKTKATKIFDTTLAIFARAKADGIPPAAAADRLAEQRMAEARHA